One part of the Orenia metallireducens genome encodes these proteins:
- a CDS encoding MTH1187 family thiamine-binding protein produces MAIVEVSVVPLGTGDTSLSEYVAGCQKILAEEENIHYQLTPMGSIIEGELDVLFDIIKKLHELPFNNEAQRVYTNIKIDDRRDKEATMYQKLESVASKL; encoded by the coding sequence ATGGCTATTGTAGAAGTGAGTGTAGTACCTTTAGGAACTGGTGATACTAGCTTGAGTGAATATGTGGCTGGTTGTCAGAAAATTTTAGCTGAAGAAGAAAATATCCATTATCAGCTAACACCAATGGGGAGTATTATAGAGGGAGAGTTGGATGTTCTTTTTGATATCATTAAGAAATTGCATGAACTTCCTTTTAATAATGAAGCCCAACGAGTATATACTAATATTAAAATCGATGACCGTCGTGATAAAGAAGCTACTATGTATCAAAAACTAGAGTCGGTAGCAAGTAAATTATAG